A segment of the Candidatus Nitrososphaera gargensis Ga9.2 genome:
ATTTAACAGGATCGTAAGATCGTTCCACCCTGCATCCTGCGACATGTATGTGTGAGCACGATCAGCTTGTTGTTTTTGTGCTAACATCTTTCTACCTACATCGGATATTTTGCACATAGCATATCAGGTCCTGCCTCACAAGGCATTGGGAAAGTTTATTCGCCCATGTACAAGTACTAAAGCAAGTATATTTGCCAGCGGCAATTGCAGTTACACCGAAACTCGTCCGGCAGTTGATGCCTCCCCGGTCGATTCTATCGAGAAAAGGCGACAACGGGATAGTGCTTGTAGCCGGCGGAAGCAGGTTCTATCACGGCGCGCCAGTGCTTGCGTCGATGGCTGCTCTGCGTTCTGGAGCCGATCTGGTCTATACGGCAGTCCCGCGCTCGATAATCACCGCTGTCAGATCGTTTTCCCCTGCAATAATCGCACTTCCACTCCCAGATGACAAGCTCACCGTGGGCTCGGCAAACAGGCTTGTTGCCATGCTGCCAAAACGCACAGATGCAGCCGCCATAGGCATGGGGATGAGCATAGAGCCAGAAGCAATAGTCGCGCTTATCAAAAAACTGAAAGAAGCTGGGACAAAGATCCTGCTTGACGCTTCGGCACTAATCCCTATGGTGCTGGGCGAGATTTCAAACACAGGCAGCATTGTTACGCCGCATGCAGGCGAGTACAGGCGGCTTTTTGGCTGCGACTCTGGAACGACCAAGGATGAAATGACTTCAAATGTGCGCAGGCAGGCAAAAGAGTACGGCGTCACAGTAGCATTGAAGGGTTGGCTCAACGTCATTTCAGACGGCGACAAAGTTGCGACAATAAGGAGGTCGACGCCGGCAATGACTGTGGGCGGGACGGGCGACGTGCTGTCTGGCTTGGCGGCGGGGCTACTTGCCAAGGGCATGAAACCGTTTGACGCGGCGATTGCAGCAGTGTATCTCAACGGCGTCGCAGGCAGCATTGCCTTCAAGCGGTCGGGTCTGCACATCGTCGCTACCGACCTTCTTGACAGCCTACCGGCAGCAATGAAGCCGTTCGATAGGATCAAGCAAGAAAGACCGTAGGGATTTTTTCCGTATTCTTGTACACAGTCAGTAAAATCATCACCGGCGCTTCAAACGGATTGACGTAACCAATTTTAATGGCACGCCCTCCCTTGGACTGTGTGTATATGTATGAGTGAGTCAGCGTCAGAACAGTTTATCACGTTTGAAGAGTTTTCAAAGGTGCACCTGAAGATAGGCAAGGTGATCCATGCGGAGAGCATGCAGGGGATGAAGAAGGTCTTCAAGGCGACGATCGACCTTGGAAGCGAGCAGAGGGAGCTTGCGGTCGGGGGCGCACTGCACTACAAGCCGGAGGAGTTTGTCGGCAGGATGGTCGTGGTATGCACAAACCTTGAGCCAAAAAAGATAGGCAGCATCATCTCAAGGGGCATGCTCCTGGCGGCTGATGGGCCGGAAGGCAAGCCAGTCTTTTTGACAATAACAGAGGATGCACCGCTGGGCGCGACAATACACTGACTGGTGTGTGTTTCCAGTGGAGCATATCGAGATACATATGTGCACGCGTTTTAGTCCAGAAAAAATTATTCCATCCTTAGCTTATCGCAAAGCTATGGCTAGTTAACATTAGATGACAGTGGTCATTTGTATTATCAAAGATTTAGTTCTAGGTTGAATTTGTGTAACCTAAAGCACAAAAGTATCTATGTTCCAAGAATGATTGAATATTGAAATGGTAATATGGTCGCCCATTCCATCTGCTCCAGAATTGCGGTGCCGCATCTGTGGGATAAAGAAGGAAAAATTCGATGTCCAAAAAGATGAGCTGACCTTTGATGGTTTTAGCAATGTAAAAGGGACATGGTATTGCGATAACGGGCACCTCAATAGCGAAGGCATTGACCAGTAGCCAAAGGCTTAAAAGCAATCATCAATTGTGTGCAATAAGGCTCGCAGGACTTGCAGATAGGGAAGAAATAGTATTTGTGTTGCGCAGCAGGAGAGATCCAAGATGATCTCGGGCGAAAAGCTGTTGATCTATCTTGGAGTCGTGCTCATGCTGCATGGTACTTACATTATTCTTTATGATGCCACTGCTCAATCATTAAACCCGTTAACAACCATGGGATGTTTTTTCTCGGCAACAGGGCTGATAATAGCATACGTGGGACTCAAGGGACGAGATAAGGTAGCAGAAAAACTAGGGTTTGCTATGCCTGAACTTGTCGAGAAACATCCTCTAGCCTATCATGCCGCCTTGGCTGAAAGCAACGTACAGAATCAGAAAAATTCCAGCGGAAACAAGGCTATTGGGTTCATACTCATTTCCGTAGGAACGTTTATGGTTACACTTACAGGTCTGTTCCCTCTTTCCCTGAATCTGTTATCCAGCTGTTGCGGCTGGCCCGATCCTAGCGCCATCTTCAGCTTTTTGTTATTACTTTTGGTATCCCCGCTGTCCACGTTTGGGATTATTTGTCTGTCATTTGGAATAACCTTCCGCCGCATTGCACACCGCTAATTAGAGAATGATAATATTGCTTAGCCAAAGGCTCAATGGAATAGTATTTTATTGCATTTGTGGTATGTGCTGGAATGAATAACGTACTGGCACTGGCTTTTGGCAAAAAAGATTTGGGAGGGAAAACCATGCTTCTCTGTGTATTTTTTCCTCCCGTTGTTGTCAGATTGCCGAATCTGGGGTCTTGGCTGGACGGAAGTCAAGACGATAAGGTCTGGTTTGATTCTCCTCTCATTTCCGATCTGGTCGTTTCTCCGGCAGTAGTAGTCCGTTGCCGAGCGGCCATGCCGTCAAGGATTGACTTTGCCTCGCTGGTAAGGGTATCGATGTCAGATACTCCTACAGCATGTACGAACATCATTTTTGGCGACTCCATTGTGACATGGTTGTGCACCGCGACTACATTCCAAGTAGAGTTTGATAGAATTCTCATTAACGATGGAATCTGATCTTCCGGCCCGCCGATTTCTGCAAATCCGTAAACTATACCTTGGCCTGCTGCACTAGTTGTTGCATTGCCCTCCTGCCGCTGACTTGTTCCAGTTGTTGTTGTCGTAGTCTGGTTGCTTGTGGCACCATCTTCGGTGCTATTGCCAGTGCCGCTGGTGTTTGTACCCGAAACTGGTGTGAACTCGAATATCGGGTTAATTACGAGCAGATTGCTAATGTTTGCTCCTGTTGCATTGTCGGTTACTTCCAATCCTCTCATTGGGACTGCAACGTCACATACGTCAGTGGGGTTTGGAAGTACCACTCCACCCAGCTGGGATGCTATGTTTTCACAGTCAATCATTCCTCCGCTAGCGTTTCCAGTTGACGCTGTAGGTGTGTTGTTGGCCCTTTCTGATGTTGTTGTCTGTGCCGCAATTGGACTAAATGTTCCAAAGGTCGCCAGTACTGCTAAGGCTATTGCTGCGGGTACCAATAACCATACTGATTTCTTTAGA
Coding sequences within it:
- a CDS encoding NAD(P)H-hydrate dehydratase encodes the protein MPAAIAVTPKLVRQLMPPRSILSRKGDNGIVLVAGGSRFYHGAPVLASMAALRSGADLVYTAVPRSIITAVRSFSPAIIALPLPDDKLTVGSANRLVAMLPKRTDAAAIGMGMSIEPEAIVALIKKLKEAGTKILLDASALIPMVLGEISNTGSIVTPHAGEYRRLFGCDSGTTKDEMTSNVRRQAKEYGVTVALKGWLNVISDGDKVATIRRSTPAMTVGGTGDVLSGLAAGLLAKGMKPFDAAIAAVYLNGVAGSIAFKRSGLHIVATDLLDSLPAAMKPFDRIKQERP
- a CDS encoding methionine--tRNA ligase gives rise to the protein MSESASEQFITFEEFSKVHLKIGKVIHAESMQGMKKVFKATIDLGSEQRELAVGGALHYKPEEFVGRMVVVCTNLEPKKIGSIISRGMLLAADGPEGKPVFLTITEDAPLGATIH
- a CDS encoding DUF1259 domain-containing protein, which produces MNILKKSVWLLVPAAIALAVLATFGTFSPIAAQTTTSERANNTPTASTGNASGGMIDCENIASQLGGVVLPNPTDVCDVAVPMRGLEVTDNATGANISNLLVINPIFEFTPVSGTNTSGTGNSTEDGATSNQTTTTTTGTSQRQEGNATTSAAGQGIVYGFAEIGGPEDQIPSLMRILSNSTWNVVAVHNHVTMESPKMMFVHAVGVSDIDTLTSEAKSILDGMAARQRTTTAGETTRSEMRGESNQTLSS